In one window of Photorhabdus laumondii subsp. laumondii DNA:
- a CDS encoding type II toxin-antitoxin system RelE/ParE family toxin → MIKSWKHKGLRKYYEKGTTAGIVAHHANRLDLLLNALDLASGLNDLSLPSFQLHPLTGDRKSIWAVSVSGNWRLTFEFNDGDVYILNYEDYH, encoded by the coding sequence ATGATTAAAAGTTGGAAGCATAAAGGGCTACGAAAGTATTATGAGAAGGGAACCACGGCGGGAATTGTTGCACACCACGCTAACAGGCTAGACCTACTGTTAAACGCATTAGATTTAGCAAGCGGCCTGAATGATTTAAGTTTACCGAGTTTTCAACTTCACCCACTTACAGGAGATCGAAAGAGTATTTGGGCGGTAAGCGTATCGGGTAACTGGAGGTTAACTTTCGAATTTAACGATGGTGATGTTTATATACTGAACTACGAGGACTATCATTAA
- a CDS encoding glycosyltransferase family 2 protein yields the protein MQGSYLHSNKKLSIIVAAHNLEDLIGKCLESVKKCLYKVSSDDYEVLLIDDSSFDSTPSILKKFSEENESFIYIRKEFRNLGKVKKYAVEISSGEYITFVDGDDFLSDFSMREILDFLEYRQPDIFISKLNEVRKDADIIERSRLSSPIKLHRNTAIKEFLIHKKFQAHSIGKFFRKELFCGSNFPEVPCYEDALSFPSFLVKCNSIYYTNMKYYNYIKREGSLSNSINDVKVNIMAEVILIMDKTFGKNFRNLTACHAIELIYKYEDKLSKKYSDSIYQIVKNLSILGFMLDSNIRFSFKRKFMKIRKNMISTNG from the coding sequence ATGCAAGGTTCATATTTACATTCTAACAAAAAGTTATCAATTATAGTTGCAGCACATAACTTAGAGGATTTAATAGGAAAATGCTTAGAGAGCGTAAAAAAATGCCTATATAAAGTCTCTTCTGATGATTATGAGGTTTTGCTGATAGATGACAGTTCTTTTGATTCAACCCCATCAATTTTAAAAAAATTCTCTGAAGAAAATGAGTCTTTTATTTATATAAGAAAGGAGTTTAGGAACTTAGGTAAAGTAAAAAAATATGCAGTAGAGATAAGTAGTGGAGAGTATATAACTTTCGTTGATGGTGATGATTTTTTATCTGATTTTTCTATGAGAGAAATTTTAGACTTCTTAGAATATAGACAGCCGGATATATTTATCAGTAAGTTAAATGAAGTAAGAAAAGATGCGGATATAATAGAAAGGTCGAGGTTATCATCTCCCATAAAACTTCACAGAAACACGGCAATAAAAGAATTTTTAATTCATAAGAAATTTCAGGCGCATTCAATAGGGAAGTTTTTTAGGAAGGAGTTATTTTGTGGAAGTAATTTTCCTGAAGTTCCTTGTTATGAAGATGCGTTATCATTTCCTTCTTTTTTAGTTAAGTGTAATAGTATTTATTATACTAATATGAAATACTATAATTATATAAAGAGAGAAGGTAGTCTTTCTAATTCTATTAATGACGTAAAAGTAAATATAATGGCAGAAGTGATCTTAATAATGGATAAAACTTTCGGTAAAAATTTTAGGAATCTCACAGCCTGCCATGCTATAGAACTCATCTATAAATATGAGGATAAATTATCAAAAAAATATTCTGACTCCATCTATCAGATAGTGAAAAACCTTTCGATATTAGGATTCATGCTAGATAGTAATATTCGATTTAGTTTTAAAAGAAAATTTATGAAAATAAGAAAAAATATGATTTCAACGAATGGATAA
- a CDS encoding glycosyltransferase family 4 protein produces the protein MNIMITNFHTGNGGGHTTYIMNIVKYFDYNKGKLLIACPPESRLYKELTNSGFNNVIPLYFFCKLNKLKQLVITCKILSQIARRQKIDIIHTNGTSDNKIAILAKILFGMKCKIIYTKHNHYPVSWLSKIRLKKFNERIIFVSDSTRNQCSSFISDKQVVTIKNGIDTDKWKTEHPVIEKGKITLISSAGTAEHKGWHFLIRCLAKNKELSDKFRIKIIGRIPRQEDINKLVGAPFSHVDIEFTGYINDDKEIINYMENASIGFVLSTDCETISFACREMMACSLPVIVSDFGGLPENVDHGVNGWITKARDETSIHNVLNLIASLSSQELKELSEKAREKAVNEFDVRKMVSETISTYSSVRNS, from the coding sequence ATGAATATTATGATAACAAATTTCCATACAGGGAATGGCGGCGGTCATACCACATATATCATGAATATAGTTAAATATTTTGATTATAATAAAGGAAAGCTGCTGATTGCTTGTCCACCTGAAAGCAGATTATACAAAGAACTTACCAATTCCGGATTTAATAATGTTATTCCTCTTTACTTTTTCTGCAAGCTTAATAAGCTAAAACAACTCGTAATAACCTGTAAGATTTTATCACAAATTGCCAGAAGACAAAAAATAGACATAATTCATACTAATGGAACTTCTGACAACAAAATCGCTATCCTCGCAAAAATACTTTTCGGGATGAAATGCAAAATAATCTATACAAAACATAATCATTATCCTGTATCTTGGTTATCCAAAATCAGGCTGAAAAAATTCAATGAAAGAATTATTTTCGTAAGTGATTCCACTAGAAATCAATGCTCCTCTTTTATCTCTGATAAACAAGTTGTTACTATAAAAAATGGTATTGATACTGATAAATGGAAAACTGAACATCCAGTTATAGAAAAAGGAAAAATAACACTTATTTCTTCTGCTGGAACCGCTGAACACAAAGGGTGGCATTTTTTGATAAGATGCTTGGCAAAAAATAAAGAGCTATCTGATAAATTTCGTATAAAAATTATTGGACGCATTCCTCGCCAAGAAGATATAAATAAATTAGTGGGTGCTCCTTTCTCTCACGTCGATATTGAATTTACTGGTTATATTAATGATGATAAAGAAATTATTAATTATATGGAAAATGCTTCTATAGGGTTTGTTTTATCCACTGATTGTGAAACTATCAGTTTTGCTTGCAGAGAAATGATGGCTTGCAGTTTACCTGTTATTGTCAGTGATTTCGGGGGATTACCAGAAAATGTTGATCATGGTGTCAATGGCTGGATCACAAAAGCAAGGGATGAAACATCAATACATAACGTTTTAAATTTGATTGCTAGTTTATCATCTCAGGAATTAAAAGAATTGTCTGAAAAAGCTAGAGAAAAAGCGGTTAATGAGTTTGATGTGAGAAAAATGGTTTCAGAAACGATAAGTACCTATAGTTCTGTTCGTAATTCTTAA
- a CDS encoding tail fiber assembly protein, protein MKTGIFTPYIPKDAISCVQYLRDDEGNDWYQIQEKFLEETIKFTFNKDGVITSISKDISSLFPIHLSVAELAPEDVPTEIIITDGWFFDGEKIIKRIYTLEEQRQQEKNQKSEKMIAANEVIQPLQDAIDLGIATNKEKALLLEWKRYRVSLNRIDTSLASEIIWPEQPK, encoded by the coding sequence ATGAAAACTGGTATTTTTACGCCTTATATTCCGAAAGATGCCATATCTTGTGTTCAATACTTAAGAGATGATGAAGGTAATGACTGGTATCAGATTCAAGAAAAATTTTTAGAAGAAACTATCAAATTCACATTTAATAAAGATGGCGTTATCACTTCAATATCAAAGGATATATCTAGTCTATTCCCTATCCATTTATCCGTTGCTGAACTTGCACCAGAAGATGTACCAACTGAGATAATTATCACAGATGGGTGGTTTTTTGACGGTGAGAAAATCATCAAGCGCATTTATACATTGGAAGAACAACGACAACAGGAAAAGAACCAGAAGTCAGAAAAAATGATTGCTGCAAATGAGGTAATTCAGCCTTTGCAGGATGCTATTGATTTAGGAATAGCAACTAATAAGGAAAAAGCCTTATTACTCGAATGGAAAAGGTATCGAGTGTCACTGAATCGCATTGATACTTCATTAGCATCAGAAATTATCTGGCCTGAACAACCAAAATAA
- a CDS encoding type II toxin-antitoxin system HicB family antitoxin yields MFFSVGVELSKNENTAYGLVIPALCAEDYGCFSAADNKEDIAIMAREAILLTVEDMVANNSAVEHIQDAGYLVYAKNAEYQYIDNWFVINVDLSEFSGKQRHINNRDKESLAQYDVE; encoded by the coding sequence ATGTTTTTTTCAGTAGGTGTTGAGTTATCGAAAAATGAAAATACAGCGTATGGTTTGGTCATTCCTGCGCTGTGTGCCGAAGATTATGGCTGTTTTTCTGCCGCGGATAATAAAGAAGACATTGCGATAATGGCACGTGAGGCTATCTTGTTAACAGTAGAAGATATGGTCGCGAATAATAGCGCAGTTGAACATATTCAGGATGCTGGCTATCTGGTTTATGCAAAAAACGCAGAATATCAATACATTGATAACTGGTTTGTTATCAACGTTGATTTATCTGAGTTTTCCGGAAAGCAGAGGCATATTAATAATCGTGACAAAGAAAGTTTGGCACAATACGATGTTGAATAA
- a CDS encoding HigA family addiction module antitoxin translates to MTKRMPPHPGRYISDEIEHLNISLRALARALDVSPSTIGRVVEGSAAVTPGMAVRLANVIGSTPEMWLRLQEAYSLAQVKQEIDLTRLTPLFTPIP, encoded by the coding sequence ATGACTAAACGTATGCCACCCCATCCGGGGCGCTATATCTCTGACGAGATAGAGCACTTAAATATTAGTCTTAGAGCGCTTGCTCGTGCACTGGATGTCTCACCGTCAACTATTGGGCGTGTTGTTGAAGGTAGCGCGGCAGTAACGCCAGGAATGGCCGTTCGTTTAGCCAACGTGATCGGCAGTACGCCGGAAATGTGGCTGAGACTCCAGGAAGCGTATAGCTTGGCACAAGTTAAACAGGAAATAGATTTAACTCGTCTCACTCCCCTGTTTACGCCAATACCTTAA
- a CDS encoding pyocin knob domain-containing protein yields the protein MPNSRKVNGKVLSGDVNITSQDIFNGQAISIPDKADLNDYQTPGLYYQGLNVQATAGKNYPEASAGSLVVLQAAGTIQRYFVYNSSRIYTRALYPWSGPGWTPWAQEYNTQNKPIAGDVGAYPKSGGIVNGNVDATGYISGKGVYEAPGVRVYSSMNKPSPGELGAYTTGECDNRYALKNDVGVINLRLGSWVTEGGWTDETKDWSAPSGHVLVGLGTVMWSSGRQHLASVHYRPVQAYINGIWVTISSI from the coding sequence GTGCCGAATAGCCGGAAAGTTAATGGCAAGGTGCTGAGTGGGGATGTCAATATTACCTCTCAAGATATCTTTAATGGGCAAGCAATATCGATCCCTGACAAAGCCGATTTAAATGATTATCAAACGCCAGGGCTTTATTATCAGGGTTTAAATGTACAAGCGACAGCCGGTAAAAACTACCCCGAAGCATCCGCTGGTTCTCTTGTTGTTTTACAGGCTGCTGGCACTATTCAACGTTATTTTGTCTATAATAGCAGTCGGATATATACACGGGCTTTATACCCGTGGAGCGGTCCGGGATGGACACCTTGGGCACAAGAATATAACACACAGAATAAACCTATTGCCGGGGATGTGGGGGCGTATCCAAAATCTGGTGGTATTGTAAACGGGAATGTGGATGCAACCGGATATATTTCCGGTAAAGGAGTGTATGAGGCTCCAGGTGTTCGGGTATATAGTTCAATGAATAAACCTTCTCCGGGAGAACTCGGTGCATATACCACAGGTGAATGCGATAATCGCTACGCTTTGAAGAACGATGTTGGGGTGATTAATTTACGACTTGGAAGTTGGGTAACAGAGGGTGGGTGGACAGACGAGACAAAAGATTGGTCTGCTCCTTCTGGGCATGTCCTTGTTGGCTTGGGTACAGTAATGTGGAGTTCAGGAAGACAGCACCTTGCCAGTGTACATTATCGTCCTGTACAAGCATACATAAATGGTATTTGGGTAACAATCTCCTCGATCTAG
- a CDS encoding phage tail protein, with the protein MGKESRGFFAIEADLTNDNTQSIYLYKRNVAGNNIYLINFPNKSGILATIDDITAPVGVPLPYPSRYTPAGYLTCNGQAFDKSRYPQLAIAYPSGILPDLRGEFIRGWDDSRGVDMGRGMLSWQPAGIQDHMHYKVISKQVVEDLVLAGNQSWGTEKNSTYTRSLDQNISTGGVIGTTVNETRPRNIAFNYIVRAA; encoded by the coding sequence TTGGGTAAAGAATCTCGTGGATTCTTTGCGATTGAAGCAGATCTGACAAATGATAATACGCAATCTATTTATTTATATAAGAGGAATGTCGCGGGTAATAATATTTATCTCATTAATTTTCCTAATAAAAGCGGTATATTAGCGACAATTGATGATATAACTGCGCCAGTCGGCGTCCCACTTCCGTATCCATCCCGTTATACACCCGCAGGCTATCTTACGTGTAATGGTCAAGCATTTGATAAATCTAGATACCCCCAACTAGCCATAGCTTATCCGTCAGGAATACTGCCAGATTTACGCGGTGAATTTATCCGTGGTTGGGATGACAGCCGAGGGGTAGATATGGGACGCGGAATGTTGTCTTGGCAGCCAGCAGGGATTCAAGATCATATGCACTATAAGGTGATTTCAAAACAAGTCGTTGAAGACCTTGTACTTGCGGGAAATCAATCGTGGGGAACCGAGAAAAACAGTACATATACACGTTCACTAGATCAAAACATATCGACTGGCGGAGTAATCGGAACAACTGTAAATGAAACCCGCCCCCGCAATATTGCATTTAACTACATAGTGAGAGCAGCATAA
- a CDS encoding sulfatase-like hydrolase/transferase, which produces MKLTKNHLIKLLPVVALFIFCLLAHMALGYRLKIAYVFAIFFIFLLLNKATVVYRPLLIILGIATLVYAPIGLTYGSPNLNSILSLFYTNKQEASEFISSIPVEYYLFSALILIFCLLSLKVNVNLHRNISVFLFSFALITVIHHPLKSFIQGEEFNILDSGLPEIRAVKDVTINFIRVKSEYEKMQQILSEHDTWGTVSAKSKYSTYIVVIGESVRRDFMNVYGFPIHNTPFMSTANGTLFTNYISVGPSTQISLANSLAMVKDGKNILSNNIVTLAKKAGFYTYWISNQGSMGIFDTPVASMGARADSPLFIKKGESSSGLNRNIPDTDIIPIVKKALEDKREKKLIVIHLMGSHSPSCTRTNYEYKVFFKSEQVSCYIQSIENTDDLLSIITDEAQKNEKNWSLMYFADHGVSFFEKDSKKMRLAHNDKYKQDYQVPMFITSYDDTSRNIINVQRNSMNFLTLFSDWTGIKESTIPENCKMLSNEICENQDDVLNFSNKVMKYSSLPEDKIPE; this is translated from the coding sequence ATGAAACTTACAAAAAACCACCTAATCAAGCTACTACCCGTTGTTGCACTCTTCATCTTTTGCCTTTTAGCTCATATGGCTTTAGGTTATCGCTTAAAAATAGCGTATGTATTCGCTATATTCTTTATTTTTCTATTGCTAAACAAGGCCACAGTGGTTTATAGGCCCCTGCTTATCATTCTTGGTATAGCAACTCTCGTTTATGCCCCTATCGGGCTTACATACGGATCACCAAACTTAAATTCAATTCTTTCGTTATTCTATACAAATAAACAAGAAGCTAGTGAGTTTATCTCTTCTATTCCAGTTGAATATTATCTCTTTAGTGCGCTTATCCTGATCTTTTGTTTATTATCTCTAAAAGTAAATGTTAATTTACATAGAAATATTAGTGTTTTTCTATTTTCTTTTGCATTAATTACAGTAATACACCATCCTTTAAAATCTTTTATACAGGGTGAAGAGTTCAATATTCTCGACTCTGGACTTCCTGAAATTAGGGCTGTCAAAGATGTCACTATCAACTTTATAAGGGTAAAAAGCGAATATGAAAAAATGCAACAAATACTCAGTGAACATGATACGTGGGGAACGGTGTCGGCAAAATCAAAATATAGCACTTATATTGTTGTGATTGGAGAAAGTGTACGTAGAGATTTTATGAATGTGTATGGATTTCCGATACATAATACACCTTTTATGAGCACTGCCAATGGGACACTTTTTACAAATTATATCTCAGTAGGTCCATCAACCCAGATATCATTGGCAAACTCACTAGCAATGGTCAAAGATGGTAAAAATATTTTAAGCAACAATATTGTTACATTAGCAAAAAAAGCGGGCTTTTATACCTACTGGATATCAAATCAAGGTTCTATGGGGATATTTGATACTCCGGTTGCCAGCATGGGAGCAAGGGCTGATTCTCCATTATTTATCAAAAAAGGTGAATCTAGTTCTGGTCTTAACAGAAATATTCCTGACACAGATATAATACCAATTGTGAAAAAAGCCTTAGAGGATAAGAGAGAAAAGAAGCTAATTGTTATCCATTTAATGGGTTCTCACTCCCCCTCTTGTACCAGAACAAATTATGAATACAAGGTATTCTTTAAGTCAGAACAGGTTTCTTGCTATATACAGAGTATTGAAAATACCGATGACTTGTTATCAATAATTACTGATGAAGCACAGAAAAATGAGAAGAATTGGTCTTTGATGTATTTTGCTGATCACGGAGTTTCTTTCTTTGAGAAAGATAGTAAGAAGATGAGGCTTGCTCATAATGATAAATATAAGCAAGATTATCAGGTTCCTATGTTTATTACATCTTACGATGATACGTCACGTAATATTATTAATGTTCAACGCAATTCAATGAATTTCTTAACACTATTTTCAGATTGGACAGGTATTAAAGAGTCTACAATACCTGAGAATTGTAAAATGTTGTCTAATGAAATATGTGAAAATCAAGATGATGTTCTGAACTTTAGTAATAAGGTCATGAAATATAGCTCATTACCGGAAGATAAAATTCCTGAATGA
- a CDS encoding IS30-like element ISPlu1 family transposase, which translates to MAYTQLTETERYQISSLKEAGFSQLFIAESLKRSPSTISRELKRNQEVQTYCPEQAHLKVLARRHFAKKAVKITPEVKRWIKRLIWKDLSPEQVADYLKQHKGISLHHETIYRLIYQDKREGGDLWQHLRIARKPYRKRYGRYERRGKIKNRVSIDERPEIVDKKERIGDWEGDTIIGKDKKSVLLTLVDRKTLYTIIVKLDSKQASEVAKAAVKVLYPLKQRVKTITFDNGLEFADHEIIGEELETQIYFAHPYSPWERGINENINGLIRQYFPKGTDFNEVSDQEINFVVNRLNNRPRKTRGGKTPNELFKGIRTCLLPD; encoded by the coding sequence ATGGCCTATACACAACTGACCGAAACAGAAAGATACCAGATTTCCAGTTTAAAAGAAGCGGGTTTTTCACAGCTTTTTATTGCGGAGTCACTTAAACGAAGCCCATCGACCATCAGCAGAGAATTGAAGAGAAATCAAGAAGTCCAGACATACTGCCCTGAACAGGCTCATTTGAAGGTATTGGCGCGTCGTCATTTTGCTAAGAAAGCCGTGAAAATAACGCCGGAAGTAAAAAGATGGATAAAACGGTTAATTTGGAAAGATTTAAGCCCTGAACAGGTGGCTGATTATTTGAAGCAACATAAAGGGATATCTTTGCATCATGAGACGATTTATAGACTGATTTATCAAGATAAAAGAGAGGGGGGTGATTTATGGCAACATCTGCGAATAGCCAGAAAACCCTATCGCAAACGCTATGGTCGCTATGAAAGAAGAGGTAAAATTAAAAATCGGGTCAGTATTGATGAACGCCCGGAAATTGTTGATAAAAAAGAACGTATTGGGGACTGGGAAGGAGATACGATAATAGGGAAAGATAAAAAAAGTGTCTTATTAACATTGGTTGACCGCAAGACGCTGTATACAATAATCGTTAAACTTGATAGCAAGCAGGCATCAGAAGTCGCGAAAGCGGCAGTGAAAGTATTATACCCGTTAAAACAAAGGGTTAAGACCATCACGTTCGATAACGGTTTGGAGTTCGCAGATCATGAAATCATCGGTGAAGAATTAGAAACCCAAATTTACTTTGCTCACCCTTACTCGCCTTGGGAAAGAGGGATCAATGAGAATATCAATGGACTCATCAGACAATACTTTCCAAAGGGAACGGATTTTAATGAAGTCTCTGATCAGGAAATAAATTTTGTGGTAAACCGATTAAATAATCGCCCTCGAAAAACACGGGGTGGGAAAACCCCGAATGAATTATTTAAAGGAATACGAACATGTTTACTTCCAGATTAA
- a CDS encoding trypsin: MKKIFLATLITGIVSASFFAQALPENNSEHIADLQDNTSNEAPLLKSTDPGAERFKHVGKLSGRGQCTATLIAGSETPDANQQALILSAGHCFDSSLDTNEVIIDQPVGPGWTYTPNYFIDLINEHQPVDVDRVLYATMKGGDLAVFRLKATYGELAKRGILPVTLQKDHEPSALELTSQQIELAHIPVNGIESDKRYLRYSACNITGKASLVYEGIWAWSPAAAVNCAGVAGGTSGSPVMLKDQSKIIGVLNTTVDRSYWGCGLNRPCEFIIDHSFSRTGASYYMPIDKIARAFTSDGKLDLSKFDDGKGITINTSGPLITKGTVNNKPVTWNLRLEEKGFDNIRYKRGLASNVDCTDPKGYSKPVPVTTQPLEKLTVPSKEGIYTMCVIGQHSANKRWQSTSNASIKLREIDNTLPGIRPDSTLLFQTDDSWVIDLRFRPWEVVDIRYKAGPRKSTKCDDYKNYSTYRRVPITIKKKDSPIRFCMYGLDQAGNIGAIFFEDFGEQK; this comes from the coding sequence GCGAGCATATTGCTGATCTGCAAGACAATACCAGCAACGAAGCTCCACTATTAAAATCTACCGATCCGGGCGCTGAGCGATTTAAGCATGTCGGAAAACTGAGCGGTCGCGGCCAATGTACCGCGACACTTATTGCCGGTTCAGAAACCCCTGATGCCAATCAACAAGCACTTATTCTTTCCGCGGGCCATTGTTTTGATTCTTCATTAGATACCAATGAAGTCATCATTGATCAACCTGTAGGCCCAGGTTGGACATACACGCCAAACTACTTCATTGACTTAATTAATGAACACCAACCTGTTGATGTTGATAGAGTTTTATACGCAACAATGAAAGGCGGCGACCTTGCGGTTTTCAGACTTAAAGCAACGTATGGTGAGTTGGCAAAGCGCGGAATACTGCCGGTAACCTTACAAAAAGATCATGAACCATCGGCATTAGAATTAACCAGCCAGCAGATTGAACTTGCTCATATTCCGGTCAATGGCATAGAGAGTGATAAACGTTACCTGCGCTATTCGGCTTGCAACATTACTGGAAAAGCTTCGCTTGTATATGAAGGCATATGGGCTTGGTCTCCGGCCGCTGCGGTTAATTGCGCCGGTGTTGCAGGAGGAACTTCGGGTTCACCGGTTATGTTAAAAGATCAATCCAAGATAATTGGTGTATTAAATACCACCGTCGATCGAAGTTACTGGGGTTGCGGTCTTAACCGGCCTTGTGAATTTATTATCGATCACAGTTTCTCACGTACAGGTGCCAGCTATTATATGCCTATTGATAAAATTGCACGTGCATTTACTTCTGATGGAAAACTGGATTTAAGTAAATTTGATGATGGCAAAGGGATCACTATTAACACCAGCGGCCCATTAATTACAAAGGGTACCGTTAACAACAAACCTGTCACCTGGAATTTACGCCTTGAAGAGAAAGGTTTTGATAATATTCGCTATAAAAGAGGACTTGCGAGTAATGTTGATTGTACCGATCCTAAAGGATACAGCAAACCTGTTCCAGTCACGACACAACCGCTGGAAAAACTTACCGTTCCTTCCAAAGAAGGGATATATACCATGTGTGTCATTGGGCAACATTCTGCAAATAAACGCTGGCAGAGTACATCTAACGCATCAATAAAACTACGTGAAATTGATAACACCCTTCCGGGAATAAGACCGGATTCAACATTACTTTTTCAAACAGATGATAGCTGGGTTATCGACCTCAGATTTAGACCTTGGGAAGTTGTTGATATACGTTATAAAGCAGGCCCAAGAAAATCGACAAAATGCGATGATTATAAAAATTACTCTACTTATAGAAGAGTACCGATTACGATTAAAAAGAAAGACTCTCCAATACGCTTTTGTATGTATGGCTTAGATCAAGCAGGCAACATAGGTGCAATATTTTTTGAGGACTTTGGAGAACAAAAATAA
- a CDS encoding glycosyltransferase family 2 protein, translating into MNNDVLVSIIIPAFNVEDIIENAINSVLNQTYKNTEIIIVNDGSTDGTMDVLNRLSEQYFNIEVFSQENRGISAARNVGLSKAKGDYVTFLDSDDSFEPSFIESVLRKNGETKSDITFCLFKNVYTDKEICSKDYRDLNNLAFNFLNFDYFGICCMLIKRNFLLENKIWFDENLIVGEDISFILLCICKAKFSYIPEYLYNYIYRSDSIMNKRWDVKNYIDEIQAWDKIYQDMDTQYHNEDRETFMRKVKSKALSLKGQLMWKMLASKRFDELSSFLSDFSYQRQDAEFIRKRNKFLFRLKIIKSKNKIIWLLANLLLTKRKDRI; encoded by the coding sequence ATGAATAATGATGTATTAGTTTCAATTATCATCCCGGCCTTTAATGTCGAAGATATTATAGAAAATGCTATTAATAGTGTTCTTAATCAGACATATAAAAACACTGAGATCATCATTGTCAACGATGGATCAACTGATGGCACAATGGATGTTCTTAACCGGCTGTCTGAACAATACTTCAATATTGAGGTGTTTTCTCAAGAAAACAGAGGGATTTCCGCAGCAAGAAACGTTGGCTTAAGTAAAGCTAAAGGGGATTATGTCACTTTCCTAGATAGTGATGACTCTTTTGAGCCTTCGTTTATTGAATCAGTGTTGCGAAAAAATGGTGAGACAAAGAGTGATATTACTTTTTGTTTGTTCAAGAATGTTTATACAGACAAAGAGATTTGTTCTAAAGATTATCGAGATTTAAATAATCTGGCATTCAATTTTTTGAATTTTGATTATTTTGGCATTTGTTGTATGTTAATAAAACGTAATTTTTTGTTAGAAAATAAAATTTGGTTTGATGAAAACCTAATTGTAGGAGAAGATATTTCATTTATTTTGTTATGTATCTGTAAAGCGAAGTTTTCTTACATCCCAGAATATCTTTATAATTATATTTACCGAAGTGATTCCATCATGAATAAGAGGTGGGATGTAAAGAATTATATAGATGAAATCCAAGCTTGGGACAAGATTTATCAAGATATGGACACGCAATACCATAACGAAGATCGTGAAACCTTTATGAGAAAAGTTAAATCAAAAGCTTTAAGCCTAAAAGGCCAGCTAATGTGGAAAATGCTAGCATCCAAAAGATTTGATGAGCTTTCTTCTTTTTTATCCGATTTTTCTTATCAAAGACAAGATGCTGAATTTATTCGGAAGAGAAATAAGTTTTTATTTAGGCTGAAAATAATTAAGTCTAAAAATAAAATAATTTGGTTGTTGGCTAATTTATTACTGACTAAAAGAAAAGACAGAATTTAA
- a CDS encoding tail fiber assembly protein: MTEQKYSLEPETAILGKDGLAEKAGWLTIYHAAPHSREFIGVTPEYLMKGVGIPASSYTNAPTLPDSDSLAVRRTADGEHWEIVPDYRGKTAYNTQTRLPQEITDLGELPKTLTFEQPATHFDRWDGSKWVTDKVAIKDSEIEQAEQLRDTLCTQSNETITLLQYAVDTELASEEEQTLLLEWKKYLVLLNRVDTSLAPDIKWPEMPE, translated from the coding sequence ATGACAGAACAAAAATATTCTTTAGAACCGGAAACGGCAATCTTAGGTAAAGATGGATTGGCAGAAAAAGCGGGCTGGCTGACAATCTACCATGCAGCACCTCATTCAAGGGAATTTATCGGCGTGACACCAGAATATCTGATGAAGGGAGTTGGCATACCGGCCAGTTCCTATACAAATGCTCCGACACTTCCTGACTCCGATTCTCTGGCTGTCAGGCGCACGGCAGACGGAGAGCACTGGGAAATTGTCCCCGATTACCGTGGAAAAACAGCTTACAACACACAAACTCGCTTACCGCAAGAAATTACTGATCTGGGTGAACTACCCAAAACCCTGACATTCGAACAACCGGCTACTCATTTTGATCGATGGGATGGCTCAAAGTGGGTGACTGACAAAGTGGCAATAAAGGATAGTGAGATTGAGCAGGCAGAACAACTGCGCGACACGCTGTGTACACAATCTAATGAAACCATTACGTTGCTACAATATGCCGTTGATACTGAATTGGCTTCGGAAGAGGAACAGACACTGTTACTTGAATGGAAAAAGTATCTGGTATTGCTGAACCGTGTTGATACTTCATTGGCCCCTGATATTAAGTGGCCTGAGATGCCAGAATGA